The genomic region AATATGGACTTCGCCCGGCTGCAGGCCAAAGCAAACATCCTTCAGCACCTCGACCGGCCCGAACGACTTGCTGATATTCTTCATTGCCAGCAGCATTTCCATCCGCAGTTCCTGTCTCTGAGGAAGTCTATCCTTTGAAGACGATTTATCCTACTTTACCTTTTCATTGGAAATCAAGCCCGTCTTTTTCCCGCATCAACTCCCGCCTTCCCCGTCCGGTGCCGCCGTCCAGCCATAGGACAGATATTGATGGCGGAAGGTTCCATCTTCGTAGAGGTCAAAAACACCGTATCCTTCGTCAAATTCGTTGTAATCTCCTTTCCACCAGGAGGCGCAGACGGCTCCGTCACAGATATACACGACGCCGTTGTATTCAACGCGGTCCACCAAATGAAGATGTCCGCTGATGCAGAGCTTAACATTCCGATGCTCTTTAAAGAGGTCTTTCAGCCGGCCGGCATCCAAATGCATCCACTCTTTGGGCAGCGACCAATGGCCGTCTTTGACATTATCTCCGTCCAGAAAAACCGCCGCGGAAAGAATCGGGATATGCGAAACAATTACAATATACTGATGACGGTGGATCTGCAGCTGGTTTTGGAGCCATTGGAACTGCTCTTCGTCCAGACGGGCTTCATAGTTGTCCGTGGAAGGATGCGTACTGTCCAGAATAATAAAATGCCAGCAGCCCTCGGAAAAGGCATAATAGCGGCCGGGCAGATTGAATTCGTGAATCGGCCGTTCTTTCCCCCAATAGGGTTCCTGTCCGGTGGTTTGGCTGTCTTTCTTGTTCCACCCCCAGACATCGTGATTGCCGATACAGTATCGAACCGGAATGACACAGTGCTCCCGCATCACGGTGCGGAACGTTTCATACTGAACAGTCACCCAGTCGGGCTTGGCGGAAAAGGCATCCATCACATGGTCTCCGCCGGTGATAAGCAGAGAAGGCCGGTCCTCGAGCGACTGCATATGGCGGAGGGCCTTGGCCAGTCCTTCGGGGGCCTTTCGTTTGGGCTCCATATGGATATCCGTAAAATGGGCGAAACGAAGGACCCGTCCGGATTTCTTTTCCTGTGAAGCGGATTTCGAAAGTGCACAGCCGCCCGCTCCCAGCAAAGCCGGGACAGCGGCGGTTAGAAACTCACGGCGTCTGATTCTCATCATCTTGTTCCTTTCTTATCGATCCTGTTGAGGGGTTCGCTCATAAATCCCGCCGAACGTAATGCGTCCCAAAGAGTCCGAAGAGTGATCTGCAATTCGAATTTTAACGGATTTGCCTGCAAACAAGCGGCAGTCCGCAAGAATCGGCTCAGGAAGGTCCTGTCCCTTTGGCGTCAGACGGAGATATTCTTGACCGTTTTGAGCATCCAAAAAAACCAGATAGAGCCGCTGCGGGTCCTGTCCGCCGGACAGCCAAACGATGCATTCCGGGCTTTCGAGCGTAAACGGCGGGCTTTCAATATCGGCCGTCCGGGCATCATCCGGAGCAGAGCCGGCTTTCTCCGCCGTGCTGATATAATATCGGGTTTTCGGATAAAGACCGTGTCGGCGGCTGTCGGTGAAAACGGAATCAAGGTTGCCGTCCAGAAGCATCCAGAGCCGGCGATGCTGGGGATTGTCAAAATCAAAAACCGGCTTCCCGAAACTTTTCCAATGGAGACGGGCTATGCGAATGCCGTCCAGATTCGGATTAAGCGCAGCGATATAATATCGGCCCTGATGAAAAACAATCTCAGGGGCACAGATATTCAGACGAGCCCTGAAGCCGGCATCGTTGTCAATGCCGAACAGAAGGGGATTTTGCGATTCATACACCGTGGTCTGTGCACCCGGGCCGTAATACTGCGTGCGGAAAAGAAAATAACGGCCGGGAAGAATTTCCACCACGTGGGGGCACTCACAAGAATAGGGGCCGCTGCCGGCCGTGCCGCCGAAACTGACGATGACCGGAGCTGACCATTGAAGCAGATTGTCTGAGGTTCGGCAGTACACATACCCCCGCTCATCCGGAAACGCTGTGTAATAACAGTGCCATTTGCCTCGGGTAAAAAGCAGCATCGGGTCGCGGCTGTTGACCTGAGGACCTTCTGTAAAGAGGACTCGGCCCTTATCGCATCGTTTGAAGTCCTTGCCGTTGCGGCTGACGGCCATCCGAATATTGTCCCAGTCCCCGTATATCATCCAGTATTTGCCTTTGTATCGGACCACATGGGGGGCCTGCAGACCGCCGAGGGGTTCTCCGAGTTCGGGCTCGGCCATCATAGCAATTCCCATCGGAGCCCAATTTGAATCGGTCAGATGCTTTCCTTCCCAGCGGTAAAAAAGACGGGTATGGCCGCCCAGTTTTGTAAACCGAATACAGGACCACAGCTGCCAGGTTCCATCCGCCGCCTGCCAGAGAGCAAAATCGACGGGCTGCTGCTTTTCGTCCGTGTATTCGCCCAGGTCTGGATTGCCCGCAATTTGACGCCAGGGCTCTTCAATCGCGGGAATCCAAAACTTCTCCGCCGCAGCCGGCAGAGTCCAGACAGCCCCCAGCAGCAAGACCAGTCGTTTCAAAAAAGCTGAATTTCTGCCCTGCCTGTCAGCCGCTTTGCAGTGTCCAGCGAACCAGAATGGGGTAAATCGGCACTTCATTTTCCATGTCTCTGCTGAGGCAACTCGCTCATTGGTCCCAACTCGAGGGCCTGCAGAATAGCCCCCTGTTCATCCTCTCCTTTGAGCCGAACCTCAATGATTCCGTTTCGGGGTTCAATATCCGTGAACGTTTTATCCACTGCAAGAAATAAACCGCCTGCCGCTTTCTCGATGTTAAGACCGCCAAGAACCTGGTTTCCGTTCAGCCAGGCGGAAATGGTGTGAGAAATGCGCTGGTTGTTCTGATTGCGTTCCAGAAACCAATGAAGCGGGGTTTCTGCAAATTTCAAGGTGACATAATAGATTCCGGGACCGACGGTGAGGTTCACCCAGAATTCCTGTCCGTGAGCACCGTAACGGTACAATTCCGGGTCATCCGTATTTCCGATATACATACTGCGCCGCCGGGTCCACCATGCCTCTTTGACAGTATCCCTGCCGTAGCCGCTCCGAATAACCCATTCCGTAGCCGGCCGCCAAGTACGGCCCCGGGAATCCACATAATCCTGCCGGTGAGGATAACCGAAAATCATTCGCTGGGCACCGGTTGGACCACCCCCGCTCCCGAAATCAGGCTCGGCAGAAGCATTCGAAAACTGAATGCTGTCCAAAGCAATTTCCGTG from Anaerohalosphaeraceae bacterium harbors:
- a CDS encoding metallophosphoesterase gives rise to the protein MMRIRRREFLTAAVPALLGAGGCALSKSASQEKKSGRVLRFAHFTDIHMEPKRKAPEGLAKALRHMQSLEDRPSLLITGGDHVMDAFSAKPDWVTVQYETFRTVMREHCVIPVRYCIGNHDVWGWNKKDSQTTGQEPYWGKERPIHEFNLPGRYYAFSEGCWHFIILDSTHPSTDNYEARLDEEQFQWLQNQLQIHRHQYIVIVSHIPILSAAVFLDGDNVKDGHWSLPKEWMHLDAGRLKDLFKEHRNVKLCISGHLHLVDRVEYNGVVYICDGAVCASWWKGDYNEFDEGYGVFDLYEDGTFRHQYLSYGWTAAPDGEGGS